In Kryptolebias marmoratus isolate JLee-2015 linkage group LG11, ASM164957v2, whole genome shotgun sequence, the following proteins share a genomic window:
- the mapk8ip2 gene encoding C-Jun-amino-terminal kinase-interacting protein 2 isoform X1 — protein MADRAEMFSLSTFHSLSPPGCRPSHDISLEEFDDEDLSEITDDCGIGLNYDSDPYEKDSLILEKNDIHHPVCSFQDDFQEFEMIDDEDDDDEEEEVDPDAPPSPSVSPPLSPTLGTLKSRPTTLNLTTAVSQDSLNNNSSLSPKKGSWQDSLRNPASQGRLSPTHSCLVDGSHVTGQCPASPVSQAPGLQSKGTPPKQAGEGGNPQSPHRPLLCDMEGNRRERPEYGSFGHHRSHSGSTDFTEPKADPSIQTARVPSIDEHSQCSDTEVDHDLNSDHNHKHSNRRPTDTYTITSESGMEQENDLDLDGTSHCLSSTAPMGANDGADTPLSDEELEKDFEVEFMCKETYDIVCKEIQSSYVEFPSIESHEPALFSSYQSSSRSEVLDQSNSSEALSVSATVAEANDSTSPSSDPGIADMNQQGYVTSDQDKDLSSPGSDSDVEGELEAAFACGGPVVSNMISSISETELDLTSDESSSGRSSHLTNSIEEASSPTSDQELDPDTELEQDSGIVGLKASLLLGQPDPIKEGSLVPSPSPLPSPTIATPSPVDSPILPPESYDDDQALMGLQSVDDELSCEHQADPDETLPPTQFSEDRLSRPMVLEIEPDHGLESFKRSFYLPVGPRLMPTQDDYDETSEGDSESESEDDLSENSDSPWLLSNLVNRMISEGSYPISCPEECFKRQASVSDTISPSSDIGDGDSFNDEVQEIRAEMEESQERDKEGEGYHKERTARSQNNESLKKEVMKSSQLYMSNPIGDATSPLILECCAKNEQGTIDLNPVYTAKDCDKNSTHKPSKNAWSQEDEEPNNDLMMLESRRDLDSPSLSESVISDKDEGRETEPRPTSRSAASLERITEVKHSLTLDIPSAQTNRCFSLTYSTDNDEEEEEDGDSYPFLGSLRKQSYNDSDLELDSSPPIDSSVHNHSLPDHDLPLCEKDLALRQPNEDDGLAYDSMKYTLVVDENTTLELVSLRRCTSVLSDDSELSTPCDGEVLGRDEVNYVRKNGEVRPDLLSSSEDSSPEADLPFSKKFLNVFVNSTSRSSSTESFGLFSCTINGEERDQTHRAVYRFIPRHTDELELDVDDPLYVEEEEDDYWYRGYNMRTGEKGIFPGFYAQEVIGQSKELLGLKRNPAWIETFSVQFLGSVEVPYHQGNGILCAAMQKIAISRKRTVHVRPPSLCELEISLQGVKLIMSLEDEYDTLDEFDRCSHFFQMKNISFCGCHPRNNCYFGFITKHPMLNRFACHVFVSQESMRPVAECVGRAFQEYYQEHLEYACPTEDIYLE, from the exons ATGGCGGACAGGGCTGAGATGTTCTCTCTATCCACTTTCCATTCCCTCTCCCCGCCTGGCTGCAG gCCATCCCACGACATTAGCCTGGAGGAGTTTGATGATGAAGATCTCTCTGAAATCACAGACGACTGTGGGATTGGACTCAACTATGACTCTGATCCGTATGAAAAG GATTCCCTTATTCTGGAGAAGAACGACATACACCACCCAGTCTGCTCCTTCCAGGATGACTTCCAGGAGTTTGAGATGattgatgatgaagatgatgatgatgaagaggaggaggttgACCCCGATGCACCTCCATCTCCTTCAGTTTCCCCTCCTCTCTCACCGACTCTTGGCACCTTGAAGAGCAGACCCACCACGCTGAACCTCACCACTGCTGTGTCACAG GATTCGTTGAACAACAACAGCAGTCTATCTCCGAAGAAAGGAAGCTGGCAGGATTCTTTACGCAACCCAGCTTCACAAG GTCGTCTGTCTCCAACCCACTCATGTCTGGTAGATGGTAGTCATGTGACTGGCCAGTGCCCAGCCTCTCCGGTTTCCCAAGCTCCAGGGTTGCAGAGCAAAGGTACTCCACCAAAACAGGCAGGGGAGGGCGGGAATCCCCAGTCTCCTCACAGACCCCTCCTCTGCGACATGGAGGGCAACAGGCGAGAGAGGCCCGAATACG GCTCATTTGGTCACCATAGGTCCCACTCTGGCTCCACTGATTTTACTGAACCAAAGGCCGACCCTTCAATCCAGACAGCCAGAGTACCCTCCATAGACGAGCACTCACAGTGTTCCGACACAGAGGTGGACCATGACCTCAACAGCGACCACAATCACAAACACTCAAACCGGCGCCCCACAGACACCTACACAATCACCAGCGAGTCAGGAATGGAGCAAGAAAATGATCTTGACCTGGATGGAACCAGTCATTGTTTGTCATCCACGGCACCCATGGGCGCTAACGATGGTGCTGATACACCCTTGTCTGATGAAGAGTTGGAAAAAGACTTTGAAGTGGAGTTTATGTGTAAGGAGACCTATGATATTGTGTGCAAGGAAATTCAGTCGTCATATGTGGAATTCCCCTCCATTGAATCCCATGAGCCTGCATTGTTTTCCAGCTATCAGTCATCAAGCCGCTCAGAAGTTCTCGATCAGTCCAACAGTTCAGAAGCTCTATCAGTTTCTGCCACAGTTGCAGAAGCTAATGATTCCACTTCTCCATCCTCAGACCCAGGGATAGCAGATATGAACCAACAGGGCTATGTGACCTCAGACCAGGACAAGGACCTCAGCTCCCCAGGCTCCGATTCTGATGTTGAAGGGGAGCTGGAGGCAGCTTTTGCTTGTGGAGGACCTGTGGTTTCAAACATGATTTCCTCCATTTCAGAGACAGAGTTAGATCTGACCAGTGATGAGAGCAGCAGTGGACGCTCGTCTCATCTCACCAACTCCATTGAGGAGGCCAGCTCACCTACCTCAGACCAGGAATTGGACCCAGATACAGAGTTAGAGCAGGACAGTGGAATAGTTGGACTGAAAGCATCACTGCTTCTGGGTCAGCCTGACCCAATCAAAGAAGGTTCTCTTGTaccctctccttctcctcttccctCACCCACTATTGCGACCCCCTCCCCTGTTGACTCACCCATCTTACCCCCTGAGTCCTATGATGATGATCAAGCTCTGATGGGGTTGCAGAGTGTGGATGATGAGCTGTCTTGTGAGCACCAGGCAGATCCAGATGAAACTCTGCCTCCAACCCAGTTTAGTGAGGACCGTCTGTCCAGACCAATGGTGCTTGAGATAGAACCAGACCATGGTCTAGAGAGCTTTAAGCGCTCCTTCTACCTGCCAGTGGGGCCCAGGCTAATGCCAACTCAAGATGACTATGATGAAACAAGTGAGGGAGACTCTGAATCAGAAAGTGAGGATGACCTGAGTGAGAACTCAGATTCTCCCTGGCTTCTTAGTAACTTAGTCAACAGGATGATCTCAGAGGGTTCGTATCCCATCAGCTGCCCCGAGGAGTGTTTTAAGAGACAAGCGTCTGTATCTGATACCATTTCACCATCTTCAGATATTGGGGATGGCGATAGTTTCAATGATGAAGTCCAGGAAATAAGAGCAGAAATGGAGGAATCACAGGAAAGGGACAAGGAAGGTGAAGGATACCACAAAGAGAGAACAGCAAGAAGCCAGAATAATGAGTCCTTGAAAAAAGAAGTAATGAAAAGTTCCCAACTCTATATGAGCAACCCCATTGGTGATGCCACTTCCCCACTGATTTTAGAATGCTGTGCAAAGAATGAACAGGGAACCATAGATTTAAACCCTGTTTATACTGCTAAAGACTGTGACAAGAACTCCACACATAAACCATCTAAGAATGCTTGGAGTCAGGAGGATGAAGAGCCCAATAATGATTTGATGATGCTGGAGAGCAGAAGGGATTTGGACTCACCCAGCCTTAGTGAGAGTGTGATTAGCGACAAGGATGAAGGTCGAGAAACAGAGCCCAGGCCAACAAGTCGTTCAGCAGCTTCTCTTGAGCGCATCACCGAGGTCAAACACAGTCTGACACTGGACATACCCTCTGCTCAGACCAACCGCTGCTTTAGCCTCACTTACTCCACAGACAATgacgaagaagaggaggaggatggtgaCTCCTATCCTTTCCTGGGCAGCTTGAGGAAGCAGTCTTATAATGATAGTGATTTAGAGCTTGACAGCTCGCCACCCATTGATTCCAGTGTGCACAATCATTCATTACCTGACCATGACCTCCCACTGTGCGAGAAAGATCTGGCTCTCAGGCAGCCAAATGAAGACGATGGACTGGCCTATGACTCCATGAAGTACACATTAGTGGTGGATGAGAATACAACACTGGAACTAGTTAGCCTTAGAAG GTGCACCTCAGTTCTGAGTGACGACAGTGAGCTTTCAACTCCTTGTGATGGTGAGGTCTTGGGGAGAGATGAGGTCAACTATGTCCGTAAAAATGGGGAAGTTAGGCCAGATCTTCTCAGCTCTTCTGAAGACTCATCTCCTGAGGCTGACCTGCCGTTTTCAAAGAAGTTCCTTAATGTGTTCGTCAACAGCACCTCACGCTCTTCCA GCACAGAATCTTTTGGACTTTTCTCGTGTACCATCAAtggagaggagagggaccaaACACACAGGGCAGTTTACAG GTTCATTCCCAGACATACAGATGAGCTGGAGCTGGATGTGGATGACCCTTTGTAtgtggaggaagaagaggatgacTACTGGTACAGAGGCTATAACATGCGGACAGGAGAGAAAGGGATCTTCCCCGGCTTCTATGCTCAGGAGGTCATAGGCCAGTCGAAGGAGTTGCTGG GCCTGAAAAGAAATCCAGCATGGATTGAGACTTTCAGCGTTCAGTTTTTGGGTTCCGTTGAGGTACCTTATCACCAAGGCAACGGCATTCTTTGTGCTGCCATGCAAAAG atTGCGATATCAAGAAAACGTACAGTACATGTGCGACCTCCATCTCTGTGTGAGTTGGAGATCAGCTTGCAAGGTGTAAAGCTAATTATGAGCCTGGAGGATGAATATGACACCCTTGATGAG TTTGACAGATGTAGTCACTTCTTCCAGATGAAGAACATCTCGTTCTGTGGATGTCATCCGAGGAACAATTG cTACTTTGGCTTCATCACTAAGCATCCAATGCTGAACAGATTTGCTTGCCATGTGTTTGTATCCCAGGAGTCCATGCGGCCTGTGGCTGAGTGTGTCGG tCGAGCCTTCCAGGAGTACTACCAGGAACATCTGGAGTACGCCTGCCCTACTGAAGACATCTACCTGGAGTAA
- the mapk8ip2 gene encoding C-Jun-amino-terminal kinase-interacting protein 2 isoform X3, whose amino-acid sequence MADTKKQSRKNTKDSLILEKNDIHHPVCSFQDDFQEFEMIDDEDDDDEEEEVDPDAPPSPSVSPPLSPTLGTLKSRPTTLNLTTAVSQDSLNNNSSLSPKKGSWQDSLRNPASQGRLSPTHSCLVDGSHVTGQCPASPVSQAPGLQSKGTPPKQAGEGGNPQSPHRPLLCDMEGNRRERPEYGSFGHHRSHSGSTDFTEPKADPSIQTARVPSIDEHSQCSDTEVDHDLNSDHNHKHSNRRPTDTYTITSESGMEQENDLDLDGTSHCLSSTAPMGANDGADTPLSDEELEKDFEVEFMCKETYDIVCKEIQSSYVEFPSIESHEPALFSSYQSSSRSEVLDQSNSSEALSVSATVAEANDSTSPSSDPGIADMNQQGYVTSDQDKDLSSPGSDSDVEGELEAAFACGGPVVSNMISSISETELDLTSDESSSGRSSHLTNSIEEASSPTSDQELDPDTELEQDSGIVGLKASLLLGQPDPIKEGSLVPSPSPLPSPTIATPSPVDSPILPPESYDDDQALMGLQSVDDELSCEHQADPDETLPPTQFSEDRLSRPMVLEIEPDHGLESFKRSFYLPVGPRLMPTQDDYDETSEGDSESESEDDLSENSDSPWLLSNLVNRMISEGSYPISCPEECFKRQASVSDTISPSSDIGDGDSFNDEVQEIRAEMEESQERDKEGEGYHKERTARSQNNESLKKEVMKSSQLYMSNPIGDATSPLILECCAKNEQGTIDLNPVYTAKDCDKNSTHKPSKNAWSQEDEEPNNDLMMLESRRDLDSPSLSESVISDKDEGRETEPRPTSRSAASLERITEVKHSLTLDIPSAQTNRCFSLTYSTDNDEEEEEDGDSYPFLGSLRKQSYNDSDLELDSSPPIDSSVHNHSLPDHDLPLCEKDLALRQPNEDDGLAYDSMKYTLVVDENTTLELVSLRRCTSVLSDDSELSTPCDGEVLGRDEVNYVRKNGEVRPDLLSSSEDSSPEADLPFSKKFLNVFVNSTSRSSSTESFGLFSCTINGEERDQTHRAVYRFIPRHTDELELDVDDPLYVEEEEDDYWYRGYNMRTGEKGIFPGFYAQEVIGQSKELLGLKRNPAWIETFSVQFLGSVEVPYHQGNGILCAAMQKIAISRKRTVHVRPPSLCELEISLQGVKLIMSLEDEYDTLDEFDRCSHFFQMKNISFCGCHPRNNCYFGFITKHPMLNRFACHVFVSQESMRPVAECVGRAFQEYYQEHLEYACPTEDIYLE is encoded by the exons ATGGCCgacacaaagaaacaatcaagaaaaaacacaaag GATTCCCTTATTCTGGAGAAGAACGACATACACCACCCAGTCTGCTCCTTCCAGGATGACTTCCAGGAGTTTGAGATGattgatgatgaagatgatgatgatgaagaggaggaggttgACCCCGATGCACCTCCATCTCCTTCAGTTTCCCCTCCTCTCTCACCGACTCTTGGCACCTTGAAGAGCAGACCCACCACGCTGAACCTCACCACTGCTGTGTCACAG GATTCGTTGAACAACAACAGCAGTCTATCTCCGAAGAAAGGAAGCTGGCAGGATTCTTTACGCAACCCAGCTTCACAAG GTCGTCTGTCTCCAACCCACTCATGTCTGGTAGATGGTAGTCATGTGACTGGCCAGTGCCCAGCCTCTCCGGTTTCCCAAGCTCCAGGGTTGCAGAGCAAAGGTACTCCACCAAAACAGGCAGGGGAGGGCGGGAATCCCCAGTCTCCTCACAGACCCCTCCTCTGCGACATGGAGGGCAACAGGCGAGAGAGGCCCGAATACG GCTCATTTGGTCACCATAGGTCCCACTCTGGCTCCACTGATTTTACTGAACCAAAGGCCGACCCTTCAATCCAGACAGCCAGAGTACCCTCCATAGACGAGCACTCACAGTGTTCCGACACAGAGGTGGACCATGACCTCAACAGCGACCACAATCACAAACACTCAAACCGGCGCCCCACAGACACCTACACAATCACCAGCGAGTCAGGAATGGAGCAAGAAAATGATCTTGACCTGGATGGAACCAGTCATTGTTTGTCATCCACGGCACCCATGGGCGCTAACGATGGTGCTGATACACCCTTGTCTGATGAAGAGTTGGAAAAAGACTTTGAAGTGGAGTTTATGTGTAAGGAGACCTATGATATTGTGTGCAAGGAAATTCAGTCGTCATATGTGGAATTCCCCTCCATTGAATCCCATGAGCCTGCATTGTTTTCCAGCTATCAGTCATCAAGCCGCTCAGAAGTTCTCGATCAGTCCAACAGTTCAGAAGCTCTATCAGTTTCTGCCACAGTTGCAGAAGCTAATGATTCCACTTCTCCATCCTCAGACCCAGGGATAGCAGATATGAACCAACAGGGCTATGTGACCTCAGACCAGGACAAGGACCTCAGCTCCCCAGGCTCCGATTCTGATGTTGAAGGGGAGCTGGAGGCAGCTTTTGCTTGTGGAGGACCTGTGGTTTCAAACATGATTTCCTCCATTTCAGAGACAGAGTTAGATCTGACCAGTGATGAGAGCAGCAGTGGACGCTCGTCTCATCTCACCAACTCCATTGAGGAGGCCAGCTCACCTACCTCAGACCAGGAATTGGACCCAGATACAGAGTTAGAGCAGGACAGTGGAATAGTTGGACTGAAAGCATCACTGCTTCTGGGTCAGCCTGACCCAATCAAAGAAGGTTCTCTTGTaccctctccttctcctcttccctCACCCACTATTGCGACCCCCTCCCCTGTTGACTCACCCATCTTACCCCCTGAGTCCTATGATGATGATCAAGCTCTGATGGGGTTGCAGAGTGTGGATGATGAGCTGTCTTGTGAGCACCAGGCAGATCCAGATGAAACTCTGCCTCCAACCCAGTTTAGTGAGGACCGTCTGTCCAGACCAATGGTGCTTGAGATAGAACCAGACCATGGTCTAGAGAGCTTTAAGCGCTCCTTCTACCTGCCAGTGGGGCCCAGGCTAATGCCAACTCAAGATGACTATGATGAAACAAGTGAGGGAGACTCTGAATCAGAAAGTGAGGATGACCTGAGTGAGAACTCAGATTCTCCCTGGCTTCTTAGTAACTTAGTCAACAGGATGATCTCAGAGGGTTCGTATCCCATCAGCTGCCCCGAGGAGTGTTTTAAGAGACAAGCGTCTGTATCTGATACCATTTCACCATCTTCAGATATTGGGGATGGCGATAGTTTCAATGATGAAGTCCAGGAAATAAGAGCAGAAATGGAGGAATCACAGGAAAGGGACAAGGAAGGTGAAGGATACCACAAAGAGAGAACAGCAAGAAGCCAGAATAATGAGTCCTTGAAAAAAGAAGTAATGAAAAGTTCCCAACTCTATATGAGCAACCCCATTGGTGATGCCACTTCCCCACTGATTTTAGAATGCTGTGCAAAGAATGAACAGGGAACCATAGATTTAAACCCTGTTTATACTGCTAAAGACTGTGACAAGAACTCCACACATAAACCATCTAAGAATGCTTGGAGTCAGGAGGATGAAGAGCCCAATAATGATTTGATGATGCTGGAGAGCAGAAGGGATTTGGACTCACCCAGCCTTAGTGAGAGTGTGATTAGCGACAAGGATGAAGGTCGAGAAACAGAGCCCAGGCCAACAAGTCGTTCAGCAGCTTCTCTTGAGCGCATCACCGAGGTCAAACACAGTCTGACACTGGACATACCCTCTGCTCAGACCAACCGCTGCTTTAGCCTCACTTACTCCACAGACAATgacgaagaagaggaggaggatggtgaCTCCTATCCTTTCCTGGGCAGCTTGAGGAAGCAGTCTTATAATGATAGTGATTTAGAGCTTGACAGCTCGCCACCCATTGATTCCAGTGTGCACAATCATTCATTACCTGACCATGACCTCCCACTGTGCGAGAAAGATCTGGCTCTCAGGCAGCCAAATGAAGACGATGGACTGGCCTATGACTCCATGAAGTACACATTAGTGGTGGATGAGAATACAACACTGGAACTAGTTAGCCTTAGAAG GTGCACCTCAGTTCTGAGTGACGACAGTGAGCTTTCAACTCCTTGTGATGGTGAGGTCTTGGGGAGAGATGAGGTCAACTATGTCCGTAAAAATGGGGAAGTTAGGCCAGATCTTCTCAGCTCTTCTGAAGACTCATCTCCTGAGGCTGACCTGCCGTTTTCAAAGAAGTTCCTTAATGTGTTCGTCAACAGCACCTCACGCTCTTCCA GCACAGAATCTTTTGGACTTTTCTCGTGTACCATCAAtggagaggagagggaccaaACACACAGGGCAGTTTACAG GTTCATTCCCAGACATACAGATGAGCTGGAGCTGGATGTGGATGACCCTTTGTAtgtggaggaagaagaggatgacTACTGGTACAGAGGCTATAACATGCGGACAGGAGAGAAAGGGATCTTCCCCGGCTTCTATGCTCAGGAGGTCATAGGCCAGTCGAAGGAGTTGCTGG GCCTGAAAAGAAATCCAGCATGGATTGAGACTTTCAGCGTTCAGTTTTTGGGTTCCGTTGAGGTACCTTATCACCAAGGCAACGGCATTCTTTGTGCTGCCATGCAAAAG atTGCGATATCAAGAAAACGTACAGTACATGTGCGACCTCCATCTCTGTGTGAGTTGGAGATCAGCTTGCAAGGTGTAAAGCTAATTATGAGCCTGGAGGATGAATATGACACCCTTGATGAG TTTGACAGATGTAGTCACTTCTTCCAGATGAAGAACATCTCGTTCTGTGGATGTCATCCGAGGAACAATTG cTACTTTGGCTTCATCACTAAGCATCCAATGCTGAACAGATTTGCTTGCCATGTGTTTGTATCCCAGGAGTCCATGCGGCCTGTGGCTGAGTGTGTCGG tCGAGCCTTCCAGGAGTACTACCAGGAACATCTGGAGTACGCCTGCCCTACTGAAGACATCTACCTGGAGTAA